One Danio rerio strain Tuebingen ecotype United States chromosome 9, GRCz12tu, whole genome shotgun sequence genomic region harbors:
- the dnajc28 gene encoding dnaJ homolog subfamily C member 28 (The RefSeq protein has 1 substitution compared to this genomic sequence) produces MSCLVLRLHSLDLRRSVLPLYSSLTLRSFSSGALSRSLRESYRLLQLPDDGASGPAEVKEAYLRMAKLYHPDSGAPTADADLFSQIEEAYRAVLAHLARQKSASQYTQSMEEDEDEKVKGNAPQHRQYLSFEGVGSGTPSQRERQYRQFRVDRATDQVLEYRRKEMEKAAAEEGAMVARDARLRSKKIKITQAVERLVEDLIQESMARGDFQNLSGTGKPLNKFDYNPYMDPMTHNLNRILIDNGYQPEWIVAQKEIRESICKMRERLQEVRARLGEPMRHSESLQWKEHCAVFAEELAKLNKKVDNFNLIVPLMSRQMVHYSLTRELEKILKTDLLLRQEKEREKERNEKEQMETTEMSQHTRQGLIAWMQNLLK; encoded by the coding sequence ATGAGCTGCTTGGTGTTACGGTTGCACAGTCTGGACCTCCGCAGGTCTGTCTTGCCCCTGTATTCCTCCCTCACACTGCGATCCTTCAGCTCTGGAGCTCTCAGCCGCAGCTTGAGAGAGAGTTACCGTCTCCTGCAACTGCCAGATGATGGAGCCAGTGGCCCTGCAGAGGTCAAAGAGGCTTACCTCCGCATGGCCAAACTCTACCATCCCGATTCCGGTGCTCCCACAGCAGACGCGGACCTGTTTTCCCAGATTGAGGAGGCCTATCGGGCTGTGCTCGCCCACCTCGCTCGGCAGAAGTCAGCTTCACAGTACACCCAATCTATGGAGGAAGACGAGGACGAGAAAGTGAAAGGTAATGCTCCTCAACACAGACAATACCTGAGTTTTGAAGGCGTTGGTTCTGGAACTCCTAGTCAGAGAGAACGACAATACAGACAATTTCGAGTTGATCGTGCTACCGATCAGGTCTTGGAGTATCGACGCAAGGAGATGGAGAAGGCAGCCGCAGAAGAAGGAGCAATGGTGGCCCGGGATGCACGTTTGCGCAGTAAGAAGATTAAAATCACTCAAGCGGTGGAAAGGCTGGTTGAGGATCTCATCCAGGAATCAATGGCTCGTGGAGACTTTCAGAACCTCAGCGGCACTGGTAAACCGCTCAATAAGTTTGATTACAACCCATACATGGATCCAATGACGCACAACCTCAACAGAATCCTCATCGACAACGGTTACCAGCCTGAATGGATTGTGGCACAGAAGGAGATCAGGGAAAGCATCTGTAAAATGAGGGAGAGGTTGCAGGAGGTCAGGGCTAGGTTAGGGGAACCCATGAGACACTCAGAAAGCCTCCAGTGGAAGGAGCATTGCGCTGTGTTTGCTGAGGAACTGGCGAAACTCAATAAGAAAGTGGACAATTTTAATCTGATAGTGCCTCTTTTGAGCAGGCAGATGGTGCATTATAGTCTGACGAGAGAGCTGGAGAAGATACTGAAAACCGATCTGCTGCTCAGGCAGGAgaaggagagagaaaaagaaaggaaTGAAAAGGAGCAGATGGAGACGACGGAAATGTCTCAGCACACCAGACAAGGACTCATCGCATGGATGCAGAATCTGCTGAAATGA